A part of Scleropages formosus chromosome 3, fSclFor1.1, whole genome shotgun sequence genomic DNA contains:
- the LOC108935283 gene encoding tumor necrosis factor ligand superfamily member 10 isoform X2, translating to MSNRYEKEIYSAVKEEVSKVLPSLTTQERDSALRPEIAAHVTGGSFDNVASPGSPLKGKVLGQKIPAWESARGLAFLHNMELRNGELIIPQAGLYYIYSQTYFRQSQPEEGDDGGDEQENEPSDKQMLQYIYKKVSSYPAPILLMKNARTTCWSKDAEYGLYSIYQAGVVQLGIGDRLFVTVSNLSTVDMDEKSSFFGAFLVS from the exons ATGTCAAATCGCTATGAGAAAGAAATATATTCTGCAGTTAAAG AAGAAGTTTCCAAAGTATTGCCGTCCTTGACGACCCAGGAAAGAGACTCGGCCCTTAGGCCTGAAATTGCAGCCCATGTCACCGGAGGTTCCTTTGACAACGTGGCCAGTCCGGGAA GTCCACTTAAAGGGAAGGTTCTGGGGCAGAAAATCCCAGCATGGGAATCGGCACGAGGACTGGCTTTCCTGCACAACATGGAACTGCGCAATGGGGAGCTCATCATTCCTCAGGCGGGCCTGTACTACATCTACTCCCAGACCTACTTTAGACAGTCCCAGCCCGAAGAAGGCGATGATGGTGGGGATGAGCAAGAGAATGAGCCAAGTGACAAGCAAATGCTGCAGTACATCTACAAGAAAGTCAGTTCATATCCAGCCCCAATCCTACTGATGAAGAATGCTCGGACAACCTGCTGGTCAAAGGATGCAGAGTATGGGCTTTATTCCATCTATCAGGCTGGTGTTGTCCAGCTTGGCATTGGTGACCGACTGTTTGTGACGGTCAGCAACCTGAGCACAGTAGACATGGATGAGAAATCCAGTTTCTTTGGGGCTTTCTTAGTCAGCTAG
- the msl2a gene encoding E3 ubiquitin-protein ligase MSL2a, which translates to MNPVNATALYVSACRSVLQCDPQDPQSLAELCKLLPFFRQSLSCLVCGNLLQDPIAPTNSTCQHYVCKGCKGQKMMMKPSCSWCKDYEQFEENKQLGVLVDCYRKLCEYIAESPLVQHITNAVEGAPEALAVLKEVLPLDGEATDESKAPLSVHLSHSPSSTNTDHQGSHLQAEVSGEPQESVPDAAISPPSVNGLHDCNGLSAPSPNTVPAAVGACTTPSTSVDLKPESFPDGMAICGSVASGDLCTDGIDICSFGEDIKHSSGPLLLSVEEVLRTLEPDTVTGECTDALSSNLEASSDLNPSFTDSRQPSLPLDPGVYTPCHPPPSTGISCSAATPKVARLNRKRSRSESDSEKIQPLPIASILQGPPVAAAAPVSVKRESKVLMQPVATVPNGGAPKVSKTLLVSNKGIKKNPDHGPKKAYTKAKQGVPKSKDKAKDRLTSSSMIPGSPTKVVYKKPQEKKGCKCGRATQNPSVLTCRGQRCPCYSNRKACLDCICRGCQNSYMANGEKKLEAFAVPEKALEQTRLTLGINVTSIAVRSAGPSGGMLNVAAGSPVASFLAASPHDEKGYDDALDMRFDC; encoded by the exons ATGAACCCGGTGAATGCCACCGCTCTGTACGTGTCAGCGTGTCGCTCGGTGCTGCAGTGCGACCCCCAGGACCCTCAGTCCTTAGCCGAGCTCTGCAAGCTCCTGCCCTTTTTCAGGCAGTCCCTGTCCTGCCTCGTGTGTG GGAATTTGCTACAAGACCCAATTGCTCCAACTAACTCAACTTGCCAGCACTACGTGTGCAAGGGCTGCAAGGGtcagaagatgatgatgaaacCATCATGCAGCTGGTGTAAGGACTACGAGCAGTTTGAAGAAAACAAGCAACTTGGCGTCCTGGTGGACTGCTACAGAAAGCTGTGCGAGTACATTGCCGAATCGCCGCTAGTACAGCACATTACCAATGCGGTTGAGGGAGCACCAGAGGCTCTGGCCGTATTAAAGgaggtactgcctttggatggAGAAGCAACAGATGAGTCCAAGGCCCCTCTTAGTGTCCACCTTTCACATTCCCCGTCGTCCACTAATACTGATCACCAGGGCAGCCATCTTCAGGCTGAGGTTTCCGGTGAGCCACAGGAGTCTGTTCCAGATGCGGCAATTAGCCCACCCAGTGTCAATGGGCTGCATGACTGCAATGGGCTCAGTGCTCCCTCCCCAAACACTGTTCCTGCAGCTGTGGGTGCTTGTACAACGCCTTCCACCAGCGTGGACCTAAAACCAGAGAGCTTCCCAGATGGGATGGCCATATGTGGGTCTGTGGCCTCAGGCGATCTGTGCACTGACGGTATTGACATATGCAGTTTTGGAGAGGACATTAAACACAGCAGTGGCCCCTTGCTGCTGAGCGTGGAAGAGGTGCTTCGGACACTAGAGCCAGACACAGTCACTGGGGAGTGCACAGATGCCCTGTCGTCAAACCTAGAGGCATCTAGTGACCTCAACCCATCATTCACAGACTCGCGGCAGCCATCACTTCCTCTGGACCCTGGGGTTTACACTCCTTGCCATCCACCACCCTCTACAGGAATATCCTGCTCTGCAGCAACACCCAAAGTTGCCCGGCTCAACCGGAAACGGTCACGTTCAGAGAGCGACAGCGAGAAGATCCAGCCCCTACCAATTGCCAGCATCCTACAGGGACCCCCAGTGGCAGCCGCAGCTCCAGTCTCGGTGAAACGCGAGTCCAAGGTATTGATGCAGCCTGTAGCTACTGTTCCTAATGGAGGGGCACCTAAGGTCAGCAAAACTTTGCTAGTGTCTAACAAGGGCATCAAGAAGAACCCTGACCATGGGCCTAAAAAGGCCTACACCAAGGCCAAGCAGGGAGTCCCCAAGTCCAAGGACAAAGCGAAAGATCGTCTCACCAGTTCCAGCATGATTCCAGGGAGCCCCACCAAAGTGGTATACAAGAAGCCCCAGGAGAAGAAGGGCTGCAAGTGTGGCCGGGCCACTCAAAACCCAAGTGTTCTTACATGCCGCGGCCAGCGGTGCCCCTGTTACTCCAACCGCAAAGCCTGCCTGGACTGCATCTGCCGCGGCTGCCAGAACTCCTACATGGCCAATGGCGAGAAGAAGCTGGAGGCTTTTGCTGTTCCCGAAAAGGCATTGGAGCAGACACGGCTGACGCTGGGCATCAATGTCACCAGCATTGCTGTACGAAGTGCCGGTCCTAGTGGCGGCATGCTCAATGTGGCAGCGGGCTCACCCGTGGCATCCTTCCTGGCAGCCAGCCCGCATGATGAAAAAGGCTATGACGATGCTCTGGACATGAGGTTTGACTGTTGA